The genome window ATTTTCTCACCTCACAATTATGGTATTATTATATAGATTAGATATTGGAAAAATACTCCTAATAATAGAAAAATTAAAGCAATTTTTAAAATCCCCTCAAACATCTCTTGTTTATCATAGAAACTTCTTCCATCAATTTTTGTTTTTTCCAATTCATCTATCTTATTAAATATCTCTTTAAATTCCTTGCTATCTCCTGCTCTAAAATACTCTCCACCAGTTGTTTTAGCAATATTTTGCAGAAGATTTTCATCAAGCTCATTATTTTTTACAGTTTGATAACCGAAGAGTGTAGGAATTTGTATCTCCCTTGCTCCTATTCCAATAGTATATATTTTTATTCCTAGTTCTTTAGCTATATCAGCAGCAGCACTTGGACTCATCTCACCAGAGTTATTTTCTCCATCTGTTAATAAAATTATAACTTTAGATTTAGCCTCTGAATTTTTCAGCCTATTTAATGCAACTCCAATTCCCATACCAATAGCTGTTCTGTTATTACTTGTAATATCATCTACTGTAAGTTTAGAAACCATCTCTTTTACAACATTATGATCAAATGTAAGAGGAACTTTTGTATAGGCATCTCCACCAAAAACAATCAATGATAATCTATCATTTCCTCTTTTATCAATAAACTCTCCTAAAACTTCTTTCGCTTTCTCTAAACGATTTGGAGAAAAATCATCTTGTAACATAGATTGTGAAAGATCTAGTGAAATAGCTATATCAATTCCATTTTTCTTAACAACTCTATTTTCATAAATCATCTGTGGTCTAGCTAACGCCACACACATTAAAATTAGAGATAAGAGAATTAGATATTTACCTAAAAGATACTTCTTACTTTTTATTTTGTAAGCTCTTAAAGGCTCTATCCCTGGAACTGTTATTCCTAAATTACTTCTTTTTCTTAAAAAGAGATAGATTATAATAGGTATTAACAATAAAAAATATGGTGATGCAAACTTAAACATCTATCTCACCCTCTTTTACTCTTTTATAAATATCAAAGGCTTTTTTCCTGCTTGCTTCAATCTCCTCTTGAACATTTCCAGAGAATTTACAACTGTCTAGCCATTGTATAAATATTATATCTTCATCAGTTAAAACACCTTTTTTCTCATAGTTTCCATTTAAAAAGTGAGAGTTGTATCTACTATCTATATACTCTCTAAGGGCATAGCTTATATCAAATGCCCATCTTTCTGATAAAATTTCCATTTGAGCATTAAATCTCTTATCATAGTCAATAACTTCTTTTTTCTTGCCTCTTTTAAAAGTTTTTATAAGCATAATTAGAGATAAAAATCCAATTACTA of uncultured Fusobacterium sp. contains these proteins:
- a CDS encoding VWA domain-containing protein, coding for MFKFASPYFLLLIPIIIYLFLRKRSNLGITVPGIEPLRAYKIKSKKYLLGKYLILLSLILMCVALARPQMIYENRVVKKNGIDIAISLDLSQSMLQDDFSPNRLEKAKEVLGEFIDKRGNDRLSLIVFGGDAYTKVPLTFDHNVVKEMVSKLTVDDITSNNRTAIGMGIGVALNRLKNSEAKSKVIILLTDGENNSGEMSPSAAADIAKELGIKIYTIGIGAREIQIPTLFGYQTVKNNELDENLLQNIAKTTGGEYFRAGDSKEFKEIFNKIDELEKTKIDGRSFYDKQEMFEGILKIALIFLLLGVFFQYLIYIIIP